The segment CCTGCTGCTGGTTGTAAATTTTCGAAATGCTTTTTAAGATCTCTAATTAATCTTATTGGTTCGCTGTGGTTTTCTGGAgttttaacaaaaaattccgCAGGTAAACGAAGGTTTCCGCCATAAACTAACTCTGCTACCGATGCGTCTAAATCCGGTCGAAACGCTGCTCGCAACCCTAATAAAACTATTGGTAATACGTCTGTCCAACGTTCATCACCGTGACACTTTATTGCAGCTTTCAATTGTCGATGCATTCGTTCGACTAAACCGTTCGCCGCAGGATGATAGGCCGTGGTTCTAAGATGTTTGGTTCCTAATAGATcgtttaattgtttaaaaaggttGCTTTCGAATTGTCGACCTTGATCGGTAGTAATTCGAGCTGGCGTACCGAACCTTGCTACCCAACCCATCATAAATTCTCGCGCGACCGTTTCGGCCTCTATGTTTTCCAAAGGAAAAACCTCAGGCCAACGCGTAAAACGGTCTATACAGGTCAAACAATACCTATAATTTCGCGAAACTGGTAAGGGTCCTATCAGGTCGATATGCACGTGTTCGAACCTTTCCGCAGGTAACGCAAAATTTCCTATGGGACTAGTCACGTGCCTAGTCACTTTCGCACGTTGACATTTAATACAGCCGCGAGCCCACTCGCGACAGTCTTTGTCCATTGCTGGCCATACAAAACGCTCTTTTATTAACTTGACTGTGGTCTTAATGCCGGGATGGGCTAACCCGTGGATAGAGTCAAAGATTTGGCGTCGGTATGGTTTAGTAATAAAAGGTCTAATCCTACCTGTCGCGACGTCGCAATAAACCAAAGTCTCAGATGTCAGACTGAGGCGTTTCAATTGCAACGCGCTGCCTTCGGATTTTAAGAATTCTTTTAATTCCTCGTCGGTTTCCTGTGACTTTGCTAATTCTTGATAATCTACTGCTTCGGTAATTGATTCTATTCGCGACAATGCGTCTGCGACTTCGTTTTCTACCCCTTTAACATGTTTGATATCTGTTGTGAATTGTGCTATGAAATCTAAATAACGAAACTGACGAGGAGTACATTTGTCTAGCTTCTGTTTAAATGCGAAAATGATGGGTTTGTGGTCGGTAAATACTGTAAATGAACGGCCTTCTAACGCGTGGCGGAATCTTTTAATTGCGGAATAGATCGCAAGCAATTCGCggtcatatgcgctgtattttTGTTGTGCACTCGTCAAGGATTTTGTAAAGAAGGCCAAAGGTCTCCACAAATCTCCTTCACGTTGCTGTAACGTTGCGCCCAACGCGTAATCAGAGGCGTCGACCATGAGAGAAAGGCTTGAACCGTTTACAGGATGCGCTAAAAGAGTTGCGTTACTCAATGCAGTTTTTAGATTTTCAAAAGCCTCTTCAGCTTCTTTGGACCAATTTACGGGAGCATCTCCTTTTAATTTCGCTCCTTTTAATAATTGATTTATAGGTGACTGTAACTCGGCTGCGTTAGATATAAAACGGCGATAAAAATTAATCATTCCTAAAAATCTACGTAATTGTTTTATCTGCTGAGGCTTTGGAAAATCTAATATGGCCTGAACTTTTTCTCTCAATGGACTCGTACCTTGTCCATCTACGGTATATCCTAAAAATTTAACTTCGGTTTTCGCAAAAACGCATTTAGTTGGATTCGTTATTATCCCGTACTTATCCAGACGAGCAAATAACTGACGCAGGTGTTCTATATGTTCTTGTTCGTTAGTGGAGGCTACCAAAATGTCATCTAAATATGCGTAACAAAATTCTAAACCTCTTAAAACTGTATCGATAAACCTTTGGAAAGTTTGCGCTGCATTTCTTAATCCAAAAGGCATCGCAACATATTCAAATAATCCGAATGGCGTAGTTACTGCTGTCTTTGGGATATCGCTCGGGTTAACGGGAATTTGATGATAAGCTCTAATTAAATCTAtagtcgaaaatattttctttcccgCTAACATTCGCGAAAAATCTTCTATATAAGGTATGGGATAACGATCCGGCACCGTACGGGCATTGAGAGCTCTATAATCTCCACAAGGTCGCCATTCGTTACCTTTCTTAGGCACCATATGCAGTGGTGTAGCCCATTGGCTCTTTGAAGGACGAATGTAACCTTGATTCAAGAGAATCTCAAATTCCGCTTTAgctattttatataattctggCGATAATCTGCGCGGTCTACTAAAAGTTGGTTGTCCGAGAGTTGTATTTATGAAGTGAACGACATCGTGCTTTACCTCGCGCGTTGCGGTTGTGGGATTCGTGATACCTGGGAATTCCGCCAGTAGCTGTTCGTAAGGGGAAGTTCCCATTATGGTCTTCACTGATGCGATGGCATCCACTGCAACCCTTCCGCTGGAAGACATCGATGTCCTCTGGTCCCATAGCCTGTGATTTCTTATGTCCACTAGAAGACCGTAATGTCCGAGGAAATCGGCTCCAATTATCGGTTTCGCTACATCAGCGAGGACAAATTTCCACTGGAATGCACGACGTAACCCAAAATCTAAGTTGAACGTACGCACTCCATACGTCGCTATCGTGGACCCGTTGGCCGCAAATAGTTCATACGTTGTTTTTGAAACTCGGTCTTTCACTCGCGTACGCGGATATACGCACAGATCCGAGCCCGTGTCCACTAAAAATTCGTCTCTAGTTGCACGATCGACGATGAAAAGGCGGCTTGTTTTACTCCCGTCACCGATAGCCGCGTTCAGTGGCGTGTGTCGTCGTTTCCCGAATTGTAATTGCAAGGGGGCGTACATTTTTCCGGCCGGCACTTGCTCCCGAACCGCTGATGGTACCAGCAAACCCTTGCTCCGGAAAATGACCTTGCACGCCTTGCACTATTTCGCGATCGAGATCGCGGGCGATATTGTCTCTTGTGGGATCGTCCTCGCGATTTCGATAGCTCAGCTATGTTGAGCATAGCTTCGAGTCTCTTTAGCAACACGTCCATCGCACTTTCCGGCACAACACTTGCGACACTTGGTCGACTCGTCCCTTCGTGGATTTGATCGGCAATTTCTGCTAGTTTATTTAACTGGAGATCAGTCTGTGCCGTAACAATCGCGCGAGTCAAATTCGGAAGTCTACTCGCCCATAAAGTTCGCAAGAAGTCTTCGTTCACTGTCGCGCCCGCCAAATTACGCATATGCCGGAGGAACTGTGAAGGCGTCCTGTCGCCCATTTCTTCTTGCTCGAGGAGCTGTCGTATCCGCTGGCTCTGCGACGCTGACAGTCGAATTATTAATTCGCGTTTCAGCGTTCCATATTTGTCGGTCGTTGGTGGATTCTTGAGGATGTCCTGTACCTCAATCGCGTATTTTGGTTCCAATTGCGATGTGATATAATAGAATTTCGTTGAATCGGCCGTTATACTATTAAGGAGGAATTGTGCTTCCAGCTGGTTAAACCAAAGTTCTGGCTGTTCCGGCCAAAATTTCGGCACTCTGATTGCCACACGATTGACTTCCGGAGCCGGTGTTTGAGTTTCGAGTGTGTTTCCGTCCATTGTGAATGGTAGTGTTGTACTTCACGTTAACACGctttccaaaaaaaaagaataatcacTCACAACAAAGCTcgtgatcacgtcggggtcaccaatttgAGGTGCTTGTTTGGAATCTGGTTCAATgtacacggatatttgttgtagaggatttattttagaatggacaactgacagagtgacgtctagactggtagctgaggactcactgcctaggtttccatcgccctgtctacttatacttttctctgccctttgtggcagggagaaatctcttccaaatagtgctggtgtcctccagacctttcgcacgtggggctcttccggtcgcagacgaccgctgccctcttgtcgaaggtccttcggcactccacgatttatggtacccgtgtgcagctattgagactgtgactaactcgaactaaaatcatgctagggtctgaaactaaacagttctctcaaaaatagcattgtctagtcacgtataccataaatcgtgtgttcagcagttttccaactttctctagtccctacacTTTCAATCTGATAATTATAGttatctacataaaaaaaaattgtattacagATGTCTTGTATAgtcttgttacgtatggagaagttctctccacgttcatttcgattacaagttctaatctcttttctgagaacggaAAGCGTCCGAACAGGCccccttttattaatggaagatacTTAACTGACTTATTTATATGAAAAGTCTTGAGAACATTCCCTTCTGGCTCGTAACAGTCTTAGCGGCTCCCTGATTTTGTATCACATTTGACCGCGCACAAAACTAATGAAATCGAACCATATTATCAGGATAATAACTAGTTCCGGTACCCAACATTTCGGGTTCGGATCGGGTCGGGAAATTTGCTTGGAAtcgggtcgggatcccgaaagtttgtAATGTTCGAGTGGTAGTCGGGTCAGGTCGAGTCGAGTCGGGGTCCCAAGCGAACGATTATTTTCCGACGTTGGAAATATTGTTACAGCAACGAGGACAAGACTTGTATCGGAGAAAGTAGAGCAATTATGTTTCCTGCACGCAAATTTAAAATAGAACACTACAATTTCacacaatatattaaaaaaattttttcttgtggAGTTTGATAACTGATTATACTAAAGATATGAAAATCATTCTGAACCTGCCagttaaaatacaaaattcgaCTAAAAAATCATGAATCAATGTCATACTTATGTGAATACAAACTTTCGGGATTCAGACTTGTTGCAACTGTAGCTTCGGATACCCGAACATTACAAACTTTCAGGAGCCCGACTCGACCCGACTCCACCACTACTTCAGGTACCTACCCAAAATCGCAGGGAACCCGAACTTTGCAAACTTTCGAGATTCCGCCCCGACCCGACCCGTTGGCTGCCCGATCCGACCCGAGGCaaaatttcgggtacccgcacacctCTAGTAGTAACCCTTCCTCCGGCTTCTCACGTTGCTCACGGTCCTGGCTCGTAACCCAACCAAAATAGTAATAATAGGCTCTACTGTGTTTCATAAAATCGAGTTCCATCTTCGACGTGTtctggaatttaaaaatatccatTCGGGGATATGTTGTTTATATTTCTGATTATCAGAatatattggaaaaatattttatacacttGCGAAACGAGGATACTTTTTTATgtaagaataaaatatatactTTTAATATTACATACGTAATTAATAATCATTTTTCAGGTCTACGTGCAAGATTGCTTAACCCTACTGTTTCGAAGTACTTACGTACAGGAGGAAAAGTAGGCAGTCTAATTTACGATAGTTGGCTAATGATAAAAGCTGTGAAAGAGGATATGGACATAAACCCGAGTAATGCTGacgatataattgaagagtTGGAAGATGAAATTGAAGAGCTGGAAGAGAAACTTCGAAAGAGCAAGAGTTCAAAGAGGAGACAAGATATAAGAGAGCGTATAGAATTTGCGGAAGCTCTGATAATAGATGTGAAGCGAATAAAAAGGGGTGTGCCAGTGAAGACGATTAGAACATCTTCGAAGGTATTTGGTAAAGTTGTTGTTGGTGCAGCGTCAGGCTACGTAGGGGCATGGGCTGGAGCACAAACAGGCGCTGCAGTTGGCCTTTGCTTTGGTCCAGCTGGTGCAGCTGCGGGCGCTGTTATTGGTGGTGTAGTTGGCGGACTTGCAGGGGGAGCGGCCGGTGAAAAGATCGGAGATTGGGCTGGAGAAACAATTAGTGACGATATGATGAATCGTTGCTGTGATAGCGACTGAGAAATTTTCGacatacagtgtctactcgatatatgttcaaaacacgggtctggcgaggaacatatatcggctaaaagatactattctttgatacacgtagaaaaggacagcgaggcTCGAGTGGTCTCGGTCGCCATGGAGTGGCGTATGGGTCCGGTGTATCGgcgtgagaccactactaatccaataagaaaacttctttatttttcattattttatggaaatttcaCCAACGTGgcatttttcgaatgaaaatatgtaagaaagtactaagaagatagataacgcgatatcgttaaattaaataaatgtgggggtattacaaaatactatgaatctttattcgcgacaaccgtacacgacgacagtcagaataagaatgtcctgctgtcccaaaaatcctcagccgtgagaacgccttcgacagtatgcctctttgtttatgacacccccaagctaaaggactttcccttagggaggggcaacgcgctgacaaaaaccatatggcctgcctcgaccgtttgcttacttcgatttttctaacagaaaatgataccaaatatgatataattccgatgatatttacatatgtaatgaacgatgaaagtttcggaaGCAAAGAAATTTTCTACCTATGCCGTCTATCTTTTAGACAGCATTTGTCGCTGCCAGACTGTGttgtgacgtcgccctaatcgaaacaggcgccatctcggtaataactagacatgataccgcgcgtattcgaacagacacgtattctataaggataatttttaagaaagcgcagttagaaaatgttatgttaagttaagaggtcactcgagtagggaaagcgagacgcaaggaatgccagctgcaagcgataacggagcggaaccacttctactaggaccaggcccgcttaaggcggtgggcacggctcaagattgtcgtgacgatcattattgtgtcggggcatttggagcttgccctggtcaggttcggttccctccccttaagcgaaggacaacgaggaaaaacagacccgagagaagacagctctacagcctccctcaaggacctggaagacataaattagtcacccccgaacaagaggccacctacgaagacatcgaacggcaatcgaaacgcacgtggcatgctacacgcgagtaacccctcagattacgtccccttgggccactccttcgaggccttacgcattctaggcccacgcaacttaggggaggagactacccttctgattggacctcacgacgccccactatcaacgcatcctggaaccggaggtccgataaaaggaacagagcaaaggcccgcgacactcgtttttgatctcgaaaatcactttgtcgacccatcaacattattagaaatacagtaaagttttccgaccaagttacgtttataacattttatatccattttcccttcccagataaagccgcgttcgggagtttagtaccttagtactttgaggcgtttgaactcatgccgcgaaattgatagattaaccggttgtgccatctgcagacaagtatcgtaatttcgggtccctaatacgtacataacagtGTCTTTGACATGTAGGGTATAGGACGAATATGTTTACAATCCTCTGCGACGAAGGCCTCGGAggcgagcatcgctgtccttttctacattcggcgcGAATTAAAGAGTAGTGTCCTTGAACGATAAACGACATCGAGACCAATTTTGCTgagatatatcgagaaatcactataGTTGTACAGTAGCGTAGTTGTAGTAACACTGTAGTTGTAGTCAACACTGTAGTAACACTGTAATAACTTGTAGTAACACTGTAGTAACTTGAAGTAACACTGTAGTCATCGCATACGtcttgaaaaaaatgtaatttcgttttttttttcctattattGTACACAGTGTTCAAAATTCGTTCATATATGTAAATCTAATAAAGATCGTACAAAATTGTGCCACATAAACTGCCAATATAAACATGTCtcatacaaaaaataaaatcatggtccgtttaacaaattcgagtaaattagaaattcgaaattatttTCTAAAGGACGGGTTGCTATTTGTGTTCGGTCGTATGCTATATGTATATTGCAAAGTATTACTTCTATTACGTTAGATCGGCATGAAGAAATGTTTTCCCTGCCCTGtttttataatttacaattGCTGGTCTTGAATCGTGCGGCAACTATAGTTGCATTGAAACTGTACAAACACTTGTAGTTATTTAAACATCACTTTCCTTCCTCGAAAGTTGGTTTCCTCTCGGCTACATcgaacattattggcaatttatgcttgtatgtttttaatcagaacaacattgttaatacgaatgagttgtagagctcatcccgatcaaaatgagtccaaacacgacatcatttggactgtctttaatgagatagtaatttttatcgtaacattaggtatcagtgaaacttggtcgattacactcgaatttgaccacattttcatcagaaaaattccctccattcgctcgtcacaattttatgaggatatattgataaatctaaaagtttaaactttcattcgtgcgcgattctccatccgcttacattgtatgtcgtttgtcgtcgctgggtctttgaatctcggcgctcggtaaaagtaattcgaagatttattagaagccttcgaatagaaaatacagataaaagatgacaaaattattggaagttcgaataaatccacttcgaataaaaaaaattatcttttttcgtcgaataaaattatttattcgatactcgtcgaataaagatactttttttattcgaacctccgaataaggaaataaaaattttgttatcttttattcgttattcgaaatttttatttagataaatattttgcccaactctggtcggagaatgtaacatttgataatcgatatgggcccgtgatgattcaccttctcactgatgagaatttccttagtggtcttctgcaccgacgaaataccctCTGTATTATCAGAGacgaaatgagagtgctcacgctcggggttttagtgtccccacttttctgcgtcatctttttagcctgtattagaacctgcatcatctttgaGGCTaaatcagagcctacatagaagagcctcataaaagtagcatccactctggcattattaggaattcgctgctaatgatgcaggcaaatgatgcaggttctggtccaggctaaaaagatgatgcaggttctggtcctggctaaaaattagactagaggacagcactataccggggacactaaaatcccgggcgtgagcactctcatttcctctctgatattatttttaattcgagtATGAATGATTCTTGCCGTTTTTGCCATAAGATACAATGCAAATCCCGGCAAGATTATTTTATGCACGATAGTAGCGCTGTTTGCGGCTAATCCTGGAAGCTCCTTTCAGGGGTCCGTACCGATGTTGTTTCCATTTGTTGCCACTAGAGGGAGGCACAGTCTACTGCAGAAAACAATGTTATCGACAGTCACACGGTCTGGAATACCGACGTCGCAAAAATTAGTGTGTTTCTAGCGCCCTCTACCCAAATTACAGGCGATGCCTGCATCCGTAGCTTCGTGCTGTGTGTAACTACATACACAGAAGAAACccatatatgtgtatgtatacgaAACTTACAAGGGTAAATTGGGGCTAAACTAACGCTTCGATATCGCAATGAGTAGATCAGAAGTGGttaattgtgtttcctaaaagtctaATCTAGGATTGTGCGGTCTCCAAAATGCCTATTTTTACGTTATCGTGGAGTATTTTGCAGCATACTGCCTGACGTCACACTTGTTTCGGATGCCTCGTGATAGGCAGTATGCTGTCGAATATTACAAACTACGATCACGTAAAAATAGACATTTTGGAGACCGTACAGTCCTAGATTGGAttttgaagaaataaaattgacCACTCCCGAATTGCTCATTACGATATTGAAGCGTCCGTTGCAGTTTGTAGTTTGCGTATTTTGCGGAGTTTGTGGTGTCTACTTTGATTGAATTACGACGTACTAAttagtttttttatttattatatattgtttTCAAATGTAACTTAAAATATGGGTTACTAAATTAGCATTTTATATGTAATCAAAATTTATGAAGCTGCTGAAACAGTATTTAAAGTATTATGTTGATAGTTTTCAGTGTTCTTAGATTATAATATACATTTTGGCTTGACTTTTCGTCATCGTAGAACCCAGGAAGAGAAAGTAACATGGACACTTGAGGGTGTCAAAAATTAGCTCTCCCTTGATACTGTCCCGTTGAAGACGAAAGACTGTCCTGCGACCTTAGTGCAGAACACGGGCATTCTATAAAATCTAAAATCTAAAACATTGTCGCTTCGGTTGTCATTACTTGAAGTAACAATCTTTATTCTCAAAGGTTTAGACATTTAAATACTTCAAAAGATAGTCACTTTGTCGCTAAGAAGTGTTAGTCTCTCGGATATGTATAATAAAGTGTATTAATGGTTAAATAGTTGAAAAAGACAACGAGAAAAAGTCAAATTTGTTTGCAACATTTCCGTTCGTGTATGCATAAGTATTCTTCAATATCGCAACATAAAAAACTATGAGGCCTTTGATAAGCTGTCGTGcacatatatttaaatatacatacgtCACCCATCattcaatattatttaataaaagtccaataaaaattgatgtatataataaaaaatttatatttgtatatcAATTGTACACATGATAATGAAAAAATTGGCATCCCTTCGATACTTAATTGCTATTGtcgattattaattaatatattagAGTCACATTTTGCATTGAAGTCTTCACttgcaaaaaaatatattcgtaaTCATTATCGATATTTACGTGTAGTAAAACATTGTAAACGTCTTATTTAAGTAATGTATAATTTACTTAAATACCCATACGTACTTCATAGTGATTAAAACGCGTTCTAATCAATATGAATATTATCAAATATCATCAAATCATAAAACACTCTTATATCTTATGAAATATAGTTGACACTTATTAGTTTGTATGTATAATAATTCAAATCTAAATGTCATATATATTCTACAAAAAGAGATTAATTTTTTGAGATCTAATTAAGTTCCATCTGAAAATTGACATGATCATTATAGTGTTCTTCTTGCTTTTCCAAACGTTTATCGATCAATAATTACAAAGAATATTAACATTTACTTTACGcaagatattttattttcaaatagtTTCATTATATTTCTGTTCGGAATGTTTTCCATCTCTATCACAATTTCAAacgtgaaatgaatttttctttatattttaccATTTAAAATCTTTCTCAATTGCTCCTTTACTACCAGATATTACAAGTATATCAATACGCTATAATATGATTGTACACTGATGATATTTAAAATATGTTAGTAACATTTAATTCCGTATTTTAACTTTCTACGAGATATCATTTTGCAGAGAGTGTCTACATTTCGTGATACACAGGAAATCGTTAATAAATGCAGATTAAGTCTTTGAACGTTGTATTCAGTAGAAAATAAAACATCTTGCTCGAATCGCTCTCCAAAGGTGATGCTGTCTATAGATTTTACTTTTATTAAATTACTTACACATGAGCGTTCAAACGCTTTCCGTAGGACTCTGAAACTCTGAGAGTGCATGTATCGGATTCTGCACTTTTTTCTGCGAACCCTTACGTACTTTGGCTCTAACTTCTTCTGGTCTCTCAGGTCGTACCAGCGGTTTCTTCTCCGGTGCTTTCATTTTCCACACAACGATCGGTGACTAAACGAACAGAAAAACAATCAATACTTAGCGGAAAATGCAAACGATCGATGACCAGCATAGCTACATAAATACTCACATACTGTGTAATCCAATTGTTAGTTAGTAAACaggtttgaatattaatgttaCTTGTATGCGAAAATATACCATGTATATTAATACAATGTTACTGATTGCAATATCTTTAGTGGACGAGCCAAAGAGTACTTAAGATTTACATTTTGATCACCAAAATTTGCGTTAGACTCTTTTGTCCGCCCATTACAGATATATCAACGATACTCACAGTTACTGTAGATTGTCGAGGATACTTTGTTGACGCAACATACGAAGCCTTAACAGTAAGAACCACCGCGTTCATCAAGTTCTTTGCCGCCTGGATGAGAGAAGTCGCGCTATCCAGCCCGGAAACGATCAATTCCCCGCTAATATTTTGTACATCCGCTTTAACTTTACTAGTTATATTCATTTGATGACAATACAATGCTATACGCTGCAAATACGCCAGGAGGTCCTTCTTGGTAGAACTCTCCGGGCATTGATCCGCAATTTGCCTAGTTAATTTATCTAATTTCGTTCCGGCTTCGGAAATCTTTTTAGCCGCGTTGATCACGTCCATAGTAGTCTTCAGAGGTCCACGACCTCTAGTAAAGTCTGTCATCTCCATCATGATCATGCACATGTGCTTCGCCAGAACGATGATATCGTTTCCAGCATCGTCCCATTTGGCAActtctttatcgaacttcaacTTCTCGCTCTTAAAGAACTCCACCTGTTGCAAGATTTTCTGCTTATCTTCCTCTGGCATCTTGCGCATGGCTTCGCGTGCAGTTGTTATGCCACTGATTTCTGGATACTCGTCGACGCCGTGCTCACCGGTTTGAGCGCTCGATTTGCTACGGGTTTCTAATGTATAGTGTTCGTCGAGCTCGACGTCCTCGGGATCTAAATCTTCGTCCGcctgaaaaaaaattatatcaGACCGACGCGACGAACGAGTCTCTGTTTAAAACTTAAAGCTAGGGTTACACGGGCGAGTGAAACTGCTGAACAGCTGCCTACCCTCCGATTTCAATGACTTTAGAAATTAAATAGAATGCAGACTTTATGCATTgatagaaaaattgaagaaataatatacaaaactgaaaagagattagaagaatttgaggaCATTGTTCCATTACTATCGACTTTTTAATATGTTCGAAATGCGAAggcgtatggtccaatattaaataatttatcatctTTTTAAGACCGTCCAAATATGATTGCCAGTATAGCTGTTCTGCAGCAGGATTTCACTCGCAGGCGTGTTAGTCCGAGCCTCGGTCTGAAACTTGAGGTGTTCTTACTCTATTCATCAATACAGCGCGTCTAATTTCACGGACTCCGTCGTAAACTAATCTTGAAGCGTCTATAAAGTCATTCTCATCCACCTCTTTAGCAGGATTACTACCCAAAGCATCTACCGCGACTTCTACTCGCTGCGCGAATTTCGGCATTACTTGTTCCCTCAGAACTTTCACAGCTTCTAAAACCCGTTTGGTATAGATACAGGGCTCGTAGTTATCCATCTCAGCCTGGACAACGTTACAGACCCTGGCCGATCGGCCGCGGATCGCGCCCGCAGTTCTATCTAAGGTGTCAGCATCGCCTTCTTGCAATGCCAGCACGCATTTGTTCACGTCCTCTAGGATATGATTCTCGGACACGGCCAAGAAATCGTCGATGGTGGTAATATCATCGACCGCTTCCGTTAATACTCTCACTTGATTCTCCCACGCCTGCCGGAATACTTCCATGTTGTCCAGAGCTACTTTTGACCTGTTACGAGCCGCCAATACCCTGGCCGCGTTAATTACTTGAGGGCACAAGTTACCAATTTGTGCTGCGGCATAGCGAACCATCTTTACGCCGTCCTCATTACCGGACATACTGCACACTAGATTGGCGACCTGATTGcatgaatgaaaaattaatcAATTACATCAGAAGTTGATTATGCAGGTTCACATAATGTGTAATATTTAGAAATGCGCAAGAATATCGATTGCCGAACAAAACGTTTACCTCTACTAATTTATTCGCATGTTCTGTGAAGACAAGCGCGTATTCCTCGACTTCTTTGTCACGACCGTTCCTCGCAGCTTCGATCAGAACCAGCAAGGGC is part of the Halictus rubicundus isolate RS-2024b chromosome 10, iyHalRubi1_principal, whole genome shotgun sequence genome and harbors:
- the LOC143357935 gene encoding uncharacterized protein LOC143357935, with the protein product MSFERMSHGRNGRASGLRARLLNPTVSKYLRTGGKVGSLIYDSWLMIKAVKEDMDINPSNADDIIEELEDEIEELEEKLRKSKSSKRRQDIRERIEFAEALIIDVKRIKRGVPVKTIRTSSKVFGKVVVGAASGYVGAWAGAQTGAAVGLCFGPAGAAAGAVIGGVVGGLAGGAAGEKIGDWAGETISDDMMNRCCDSD
- the LOC143358448 gene encoding catenin alpha-like isoform X1, producing the protein MSDHFGPITLKWDPKNLEIRTMSVEKTLEPLVLQVTTLVNTKGPSKKKKGKSKRASALVGTVEKATSNFIEKGEQIAYENPDITAEMLSAVEEVKKTGAAMSIAAREFSEDPCSSLKRGNMVRAARNLLSAVTRLLILADMVDVHLLLKSLHVVEDDLQKLKNASSQGELLENIKQFGRNASELMNQAAKRQQELKDPQLRDDLAAARAVLKKHSTMLLTASKVYVRHPELAAAKANRDYVLKQVCEAVNTINDVAQGKTPLDSQHPYEGPGELAAALDDFDERMVMSPLAYNEVRTRPSLEERLESIISGAALMADSSCTRDERRERIVAECNAVRQALQDLLSEYMNNLQLARGGKRMGVKEQSEGLERAIDHMCRKTRDLRRQLRKAVVDHVSDSFLETSVPLLVLIEAARNGRDKEVEEYALVFTEHANKLVEVANLVCSMSGNEDGVKMVRYAAAQIGNLCPQVINAARVLAARNRSKVALDNMEVFRQAWENQVRVLTEAVDDITTIDDFLAVSENHILEDVNKCVLALQEGDADTLDRTAGAIRGRSARVCNVVQAEMDNYEPCIYTKRVLEAVKVLREQVMPKFAQRVEVAVDALGSNPAKEVDENDFIDASRLVYDGVREIRRAVLMNRADEDLDPEDVELDEHYTLETRSKSSAQTGEHGVDEYPEISGITTAREAMRKMPEEDKQKILQQVEFFKSEKLKFDKEVAKWDDAGNDIIVLAKHMCMIMMEMTDFTRGRGPLKTTMDVINAAKKISEAGTKLDKLTRQIADQCPESSTKKDLLAYLQRIALYCHQMNITSKVKADVQNISGELIVSGLDSATSLIQAAKNLMNAVVLTVKASYVASTKYPRQSTVTSPIVVWKMKAPEKKPLVRPERPEEVRAKVRKGSQKKVQNPIHALSEFQSPTESV
- the LOC143358448 gene encoding catenin alpha-like isoform X2, with protein sequence MSDHFGPITLKWDPKNLEIRTMSVEKTLEPLVLQVTTLVNTKGPSKKKKGKSKRASALVGTVEKATSNFIEKGEQIAYENPDITAEMLSAVEEVKKTGAAMSIAAREFSEDPCSSLKRGNMVRAARNLLSAVTRLLILADMVDVHLLLKSLHVVEDDLQKLKNASSQGELLENIKQFGRNASELMNQAAKRQQELKDPQLRDDLAAARAVLKKHSTMLLTASKVYVRHPELAAAKANRDYVLKQVCEAVNTINDVAQGKTPLDSQHPYEGPGELAAALDDFDERMVMSPLAYNEVRTRPSLEERLESIISGAALMADSSCTRDERRERIVAECNAVRQALQDLLSEYMNNMGVKEQSEGLERAIDHMCRKTRDLRRQLRKAVVDHVSDSFLETSVPLLVLIEAARNGRDKEVEEYALVFTEHANKLVEVANLVCSMSGNEDGVKMVRYAAAQIGNLCPQVINAARVLAARNRSKVALDNMEVFRQAWENQVRVLTEAVDDITTIDDFLAVSENHILEDVNKCVLALQEGDADTLDRTAGAIRGRSARVCNVVQAEMDNYEPCIYTKRVLEAVKVLREQVMPKFAQRVEVAVDALGSNPAKEVDENDFIDASRLVYDGVREIRRAVLMNRADEDLDPEDVELDEHYTLETRSKSSAQTGEHGVDEYPEISGITTAREAMRKMPEEDKQKILQQVEFFKSEKLKFDKEVAKWDDAGNDIIVLAKHMCMIMMEMTDFTRGRGPLKTTMDVINAAKKISEAGTKLDKLTRQIADQCPESSTKKDLLAYLQRIALYCHQMNITSKVKADVQNISGELIVSGLDSATSLIQAAKNLMNAVVLTVKASYVASTKYPRQSTVTSPIVVWKMKAPEKKPLVRPERPEEVRAKVRKGSQKKVQNPIHALSEFQSPTESV